In Mastigocladopsis repens PCC 10914, a single window of DNA contains:
- a CDS encoding sigma 54-interacting transcriptional regulator, protein MTSPEIEIWLQERTALGILSPAVLSALAQVIQEQVFPANYHLVTEGTPPEALYILQQGQLESDSSNKTNPALAIGFLPGAVIHLQELLLDEVAQRTITTVTESHLWVVAAAKFRELVSQYPEIAQAVSRQMAQELAQLTSALTYEQERSTALRPYLVTKAQRGIVGTSRYAVRLRQEIREAADERKSVLIFGEPGLGKDIIAALIHFGSKQRREPIIKVNCGILQTSGTDLFGRAGGKPGLLEWLGEGTLVLNNIQETPPELLPALANLLKTGKYTPVSRSGEPTPEPRVSNARILIVAEKIQPAIERAVGQVIKVPPLRVRKADIKAQIEYYISLYTRARGIARPKVTPEALRRLQSYDFPGNLKELQNLVERAIVQAGEAKELTEEIFWSADTKKKQFRVNLLNAYPNLRKFLRSPWWPDRINYGFTLTAFALLVAVLFLGPQTRDRNFALNLFWAWWWPFFLFAFPFLGRVWCSICPFMIYGEITQKFSQKFFPGKLKRWPRQEAEKWGGWFLFGLFTLIFLWEELWNLENTAYLSGCLLLLITAGAMIFSAIFERRFWCRYLCPIGGMNGLFAKLSMTELRAQQGICSATCTTYQCYKGGPQKGEGMETGGCPLYSHPAQLQDNRDCVLCMTCLKACPHRSVEFNLRPPGIELWTTHVPHSYEVALLFLLLGGVYLHHLPKLQSWLGLHLDLTQFLPHLGLSLLALIIPVAIPFLAYGVMQILYISNKGLKSTSQNPKPRRFVELAYGYLPLVLGGNLAHYLRLGLSEGGRILPVTVATFGLNGEQLPILVAHPAVVAFLQGTTLIFSVLLSVVLTQKIARQPTRSLFWQHLAAVTLGASLWAIIVSS, encoded by the coding sequence ATGACATCTCCAGAAATAGAAATATGGCTACAAGAACGCACAGCTTTAGGAATTTTATCGCCTGCGGTGTTGAGCGCGCTAGCTCAAGTTATACAAGAACAAGTTTTTCCAGCAAACTACCATTTAGTCACTGAAGGGACTCCTCCAGAAGCGCTTTATATTCTCCAACAAGGTCAATTGGAAAGCGATAGCAGCAATAAAACCAACCCTGCCTTAGCTATTGGTTTCCTCCCTGGGGCAGTTATTCACCTGCAAGAACTCCTGTTGGATGAAGTGGCGCAGCGTACAATTACAACAGTCACAGAATCCCACTTGTGGGTTGTGGCTGCGGCTAAATTTCGGGAACTCGTCAGCCAGTATCCTGAAATTGCTCAGGCTGTTTCTCGCCAGATGGCTCAAGAATTAGCTCAACTGACATCTGCTCTTACCTATGAACAAGAACGTTCCACAGCGTTGCGACCCTATTTAGTCACCAAGGCGCAGCGCGGAATTGTGGGGACAAGTCGCTATGCTGTGCGTTTGAGACAAGAAATTCGAGAAGCAGCTGATGAGCGCAAATCAGTGTTAATTTTTGGCGAACCAGGGTTAGGAAAAGACATTATAGCAGCACTGATCCACTTCGGTTCCAAACAGCGGCGAGAACCAATTATCAAAGTGAACTGTGGTATTCTCCAGACGAGCGGTACTGATTTGTTTGGTCGTGCTGGAGGCAAACCAGGACTGCTGGAATGGTTGGGGGAAGGCACTTTAGTTCTGAACAACATTCAAGAAACACCCCCGGAGTTGTTGCCAGCATTAGCAAACTTGTTAAAAACGGGCAAATACACCCCTGTAAGTCGTTCGGGAGAACCAACCCCCGAACCCCGCGTCAGTAATGCTCGCATCTTGATAGTTGCAGAAAAAATTCAGCCAGCAATTGAGCGTGCTGTTGGTCAAGTTATCAAAGTGCCACCACTGCGGGTGCGGAAAGCTGATATTAAAGCGCAGATAGAATACTACATTAGTCTATACACGCGAGCGAGAGGTATTGCACGACCGAAAGTCACGCCGGAAGCTTTGCGTCGCTTGCAGTCCTATGATTTTCCAGGCAACTTAAAAGAGTTGCAAAATCTGGTGGAACGGGCGATAGTCCAAGCAGGGGAGGCAAAAGAACTCACAGAAGAAATTTTTTGGTCAGCAGACACCAAGAAAAAGCAATTTCGGGTAAATCTTTTGAATGCTTATCCCAATTTGCGAAAGTTTCTTCGCAGTCCTTGGTGGCCAGATCGCATCAACTACGGTTTTACTTTAACAGCGTTTGCCCTCCTTGTCGCAGTGTTATTTCTTGGTCCGCAAACACGCGATCGCAATTTTGCTTTAAATTTATTTTGGGCTTGGTGGTGGCCCTTCTTCCTATTCGCATTTCCCTTTTTAGGTCGCGTTTGGTGTTCTATCTGTCCCTTCATGATTTATGGGGAAATTACACAAAAGTTCTCCCAAAAGTTCTTTCCTGGAAAACTCAAACGTTGGCCGAGACAGGAGGCTGAAAAATGGGGCGGATGGTTTCTCTTTGGGCTGTTTACTCTCATTTTCTTATGGGAAGAACTTTGGAATTTAGAGAATACGGCATATCTTTCTGGTTGTTTGTTGCTTTTAATTACTGCTGGGGCAATGATTTTCTCTGCCATTTTTGAGCGGCGGTTTTGGTGTCGATATCTTTGCCCCATTGGTGGAATGAATGGTTTATTTGCCAAACTCTCTATGACCGAATTACGGGCGCAACAAGGTATTTGTTCTGCCACTTGTACCACATATCAATGCTACAAGGGTGGACCGCAAAAGGGCGAGGGTATGGAAACTGGTGGGTGTCCGTTATACTCTCACCCAGCGCAGTTGCAAGATAATCGAGACTGCGTGCTGTGCATGACTTGTCTGAAAGCTTGTCCCCATCGTTCGGTTGAGTTTAATTTACGTCCTCCGGGGATTGAATTGTGGACAACTCATGTACCCCACAGCTACGAAGTGGCACTATTGTTTTTACTGTTGGGGGGAGTATATCTCCATCACTTACCGAAATTGCAATCTTGGCTAGGGTTACATCTGGATTTAACCCAGTTTTTGCCTCACTTAGGATTATCTTTACTGGCTCTGATTATCCCAGTAGCTATCCCTTTTTTGGCATATGGCGTGATGCAAATACTATATATAAGTAACAAAGGTTTAAAATCTACATCCCAAAATCCTAAGCCGCGACGATTTGTAGAGCTTGCCTATGGGTACTTACCACTTGTACTAGGAGGAAACTTAGCTCATTATCTGCGTTTGGGCTTGAGTGAAGGAGGGCGTATTCTCCCCGTAACTGTTGCCACTTTCGGTTTAAATGGTGAACAATTACCTATACTTGTGGCTCATCCAGCTGTGGTTGCCTTTTTGCAAGGTACTACCCTGATTTTTTCAGTCCTGTTATCGGTGGTGTTAACACAAAAAATTGCTCGTCAGCCGACGCGATCGCTTTTTTGGCAGCACCTAGCAGCTGTTACGCTGGGAGCTAGTCTATGGGCAATTATTGTATCTAGTTAA
- a CDS encoding MFS transporter — protein MANIVKQPCDEGVIRSAPCTDPCSRNVGRWVLAATILGSSMAMIDGTVVNVALPVLQSQLNATTTDVQWIVESYALFLAALILVGGSLGDRFGRRRIFAYGIALFALASVWCGLSPNVNQLIIARAVQGIGGALLVPGSLAIISASFSAEQRGQAIGTWSGFTAITSALGPVLGGWLVENVSWRWIFFLNVPLAGIVLGLLFWRVPESYDEESARLDWWGAALATLGLGVIVYGLIESSHLGLFHPLVLGCLVVGALILSAFIFVEVNNRAPMMPLSLFQSRTFSGANLLTLLLYSALGGVFYFVPFNLIQVQGYSATAAGAVFLPFIVIMFLLSRWSGGLVSRYGAKLPLTIGPIIASIGFALFALPGIDGSYWTTFFPAIVVLGLGMAMSVAPLTTTVMGAVKQRQAGIASGINNAVARTAGLLAIAIFNIFVFNTFNRSLNGRLATLNIPPEVQKQLNEQRIKLAGAEVPAGVDVELSAKLKQAIALAFVDSFRLVMFIAVGLALASAIVAFVMIGRSKRQMQQQIGVGGADS, from the coding sequence ATGGCTAACATCGTCAAACAGCCGTGTGATGAGGGAGTGATTCGCTCAGCACCATGCACTGACCCCTGTTCTAGAAACGTTGGACGGTGGGTACTAGCAGCAACAATCCTCGGTTCGAGCATGGCAATGATTGATGGTACTGTTGTCAATGTGGCACTTCCAGTATTGCAATCACAATTGAATGCAACGACTACTGATGTGCAGTGGATTGTTGAGTCCTATGCCCTGTTTCTGGCAGCATTGATCTTGGTAGGTGGGTCATTAGGCGATCGCTTCGGACGACGGCGCATCTTCGCCTATGGTATTGCCCTCTTCGCTTTAGCCTCAGTCTGGTGCGGTCTGTCACCAAATGTCAATCAACTCATTATAGCTAGGGCAGTTCAGGGAATTGGTGGTGCGTTGCTAGTTCCGGGAAGTTTAGCCATCATTAGCGCCTCATTTAGCGCGGAACAACGTGGACAAGCGATTGGAACTTGGTCAGGTTTCACAGCCATTACCTCGGCACTTGGTCCGGTTCTTGGTGGTTGGTTAGTTGAAAATGTCTCTTGGCGCTGGATATTTTTTCTCAATGTTCCCCTCGCTGGCATTGTACTGGGTCTTTTGTTTTGGCGCGTGCCAGAAAGTTACGATGAAGAGTCTGCAAGACTTGACTGGTGGGGGGCTGCTTTGGCAACTCTCGGCTTAGGGGTGATTGTTTATGGACTCATCGAATCATCTCACCTAGGATTGTTCCATCCCCTGGTTCTAGGTTGCTTGGTTGTTGGCGCACTTATCTTGAGTGCGTTTATTTTTGTGGAAGTGAACAACCGCGCCCCAATGATGCCGTTATCTTTATTTCAATCACGCACCTTCAGTGGTGCAAATTTGCTCACACTGCTGCTTTACTCCGCTTTGGGTGGGGTGTTTTACTTTGTCCCCTTCAATTTAATTCAAGTGCAAGGCTATTCGGCAACAGCGGCTGGCGCGGTATTCTTACCTTTTATTGTAATTATGTTCCTGCTTTCACGTTGGTCTGGGGGATTGGTCAGTCGCTACGGCGCAAAACTCCCCTTGACAATTGGTCCGATAATTGCATCCATTGGATTTGCCTTGTTTGCTCTCCCAGGAATTGACGGTAGTTACTGGACAACATTTTTCCCCGCTATAGTCGTGTTAGGTTTGGGTATGGCAATGAGCGTTGCCCCCTTGACAACAACAGTGATGGGTGCAGTCAAGCAACGCCAAGCTGGTATTGCTTCGGGAATTAACAATGCTGTTGCTCGCACTGCTGGATTGCTGGCGATCGCCATTTTCAATATCTTTGTTTTCAATACATTTAATCGCAGCCTCAATGGGCGTTTAGCAACACTAAACATACCGCCTGAAGTTCAAAAACAGTTGAATGAACAGCGCATCAAGCTAGCGGGTGCTGAAGTTCCTGCTGGTGTGGATGTTGAACTGAGTGCAAAGTTAAAACAGGCGATCGCTCTTGCATTTGTAGATAGTTTTCGCTTGGTGATGTTTATTGCTGTGGGGTTGGCGTTGGCGAGTGCGATCGTTGCCTTTGTGATGATTGGGAGAAGTAAAAGGCAAATGCAGCAACAGATAGGCGTAGGGGGCGCTGACAGTTAA
- a CDS encoding pentapeptide repeat-containing protein, with protein sequence MPPDYSGQNLRGRSFKGQNLTGANFSGADIRGADFSNANLKEANFTGAKAGLQRRWTIGLLIALLFLSALSGFASEYVIYVLYRLIDPNTDFRYRITSGVATLVVLIFFSFLTTYKNLDTSLNVSIFISAIASSVLTATITTLNIDDYKRSSGAAFAGVVAATIVDAGIINSAIIILGANKVKSSIFWRLAVIVGCAAFSSSIVVSATRHNIDHPSYFRVVTGIVIISILILSVHIAQNAMQGDERYGLIYKRAIAFGSTGGTSFHGADLTDADFTGATLTSTDFRKANLTRTCFYEAKKLDFARVGDSILAKRAILNLLVTGNGRGKSYVGANLKGANLRDADLKEANLKDADISEATFQGACLEWANLTLAQAVGTNFTNAHMTGVCVEAWNIESTTKLDNVDCHFVYLLENFKPGTDDRERRPSSGEFQPGEFTKLFEEVLNTVDLIFRDGIDWKAFVTAFKQVQVENEDTELVIQSIENKGDGVVVVKVNVPLDANKEKLYRDFTQNYPLALQAIEEKYKAQLQAKDKQIEEHRQKYADMKEIVGLLASKPVNVQFENKLDNKNMTNSNDASRKIEIGSVGRDFNASGQALNLGDISGTVINTINELPKSPEPEKPGIKELLTQLQEAIEAEKDLPEEDKAEALEQVKTLAEAGKNPQEGEKQKEAKTAIKILKGTIAGLPTAATLAEACSKLLPLISKFLGLG encoded by the coding sequence ATGCCGCCAGACTACTCCGGTCAAAATCTCCGAGGTCGCTCCTTTAAAGGTCAAAACCTGACTGGAGCAAACTTTAGCGGTGCAGATATTAGAGGGGCAGATTTTAGCAATGCTAACCTCAAAGAGGCTAACTTCACAGGTGCTAAGGCTGGACTACAGCGACGTTGGACAATTGGGTTGCTCATAGCATTACTGTTCTTATCAGCATTATCAGGATTTGCCTCCGAGTACGTTATATACGTGCTATACCGCTTGATTGATCCTAATACTGACTTCAGGTATCGAATAACATCTGGTGTTGCTACCTTAGTAGTACTTATATTTTTCTCTTTTCTTACTACTTATAAAAATTTAGATACATCTCTAAACGTCTCAATCTTCATTAGTGCGATCGCTAGTTCTGTTCTTACTGCTACTATTACCACCTTAAATATTGACGACTATAAGCGTAGCAGTGGGGCTGCATTTGCTGGTGTCGTTGCTGCGACTATTGTTGATGCAGGTATTATTAATAGTGCCATAATTATTCTTGGTGCCAATAAAGTTAAATCTTCTATTTTCTGGAGACTTGCTGTTATTGTCGGCTGTGCTGCTTTTTCTAGCTCAATAGTGGTGAGTGCAACAAGACATAATATTGATCATCCATCGTATTTTCGTGTTGTCACTGGTATAGTTATTATCTCTATTCTGATATTGAGCGTTCATATTGCACAGAATGCGATGCAAGGAGATGAAAGATACGGCTTAATTTATAAAAGAGCGATCGCATTTGGCTCTACAGGTGGAACCAGTTTTCATGGTGCTGACTTAACCGATGCTGACTTTACTGGTGCAACCCTCACAAGCACAGATTTCAGAAAAGCAAACCTGACACGCACTTGTTTTTATGAAGCAAAAAAACTTGACTTTGCCCGAGTAGGGGACTCAATATTGGCTAAACGAGCTATTCTCAATTTACTTGTTACTGGCAATGGTCGAGGAAAATCCTATGTTGGTGCTAACCTCAAAGGTGCAAACCTCAGAGACGCAGACCTGAAAGAAGCAAATCTCAAAGACGCTGATATTAGTGAAGCTACCTTCCAAGGCGCTTGTTTAGAGTGGGCAAACCTGACTCTCGCTCAAGCTGTTGGCACTAATTTTACCAACGCTCACATGACTGGTGTTTGTGTGGAAGCATGGAATATTGAAAGTACAACTAAGTTAGATAATGTCGATTGTCACTTTGTCTATCTTCTAGAAAACTTCAAACCTGGAACCGATGATCGCGAACGCCGTCCCAGCAGTGGCGAATTTCAACCAGGAGAATTTACCAAGCTATTTGAAGAAGTTTTAAATACAGTTGATTTAATTTTCCGCGACGGCATAGACTGGAAAGCTTTTGTTACCGCCTTCAAACAAGTGCAAGTCGAAAATGAAGACACGGAACTCGTTATTCAGAGTATTGAAAATAAAGGCGATGGGGTCGTTGTTGTTAAGGTAAATGTACCTCTTGATGCTAATAAAGAAAAGCTTTATCGTGATTTTACGCAAAATTATCCACTTGCACTACAAGCCATAGAAGAAAAATATAAAGCCCAATTACAAGCTAAAGATAAGCAGATAGAAGAGCATCGCCAAAAATATGCGGATATGAAAGAGATTGTTGGCTTATTGGCGAGTAAGCCTGTTAATGTTCAATTTGAAAATAAACTAGATAATAAAAATATGACTAACAGCAATGATGCCAGCCGCAAAATTGAAATTGGCAGTGTCGGCAGAGATTTTAATGCCAGCGGACAAGCTTTGAATTTAGGTGACATCAGCGGTACGGTAATAAATACCATCAACGAGTTACCCAAGTCTCCAGAACCCGAAAAACCGGGAATTAAGGAATTGTTGACGCAATTGCAAGAGGCAATAGAGGCTGAGAAGGATTTACCCGAAGAAGATAAAGCTGAAGCATTAGAACAAGTAAAAACCTTAGCAGAAGCCGGGAAAAATCCCCAAGAAGGGGAGAAGCAAAAAGAGGCGAAAACGGCTATCAAGATTTTAAAAGGGACAATAGCTGGCTTACCCACTGCGGCAACATTGGCTGAGGCGTGTAGTAAACTGTTGCCGCTGATTTCCAAGTTTCTGGGTTTAGGCTAA
- a CDS encoding low temperature requirement protein A has protein sequence MASFLEPPRLRIGEDSEEERRATWLELFYDLVFVVAVSQLAHYLHDHVSLSGVLGFVALFIPVWWSWIGTTFYANRFDSDDVAHRLLTAVQMLAIAGLAVNVHHGLGESCTGFALSYALGRVVLVIEYVRAGWHIPTARPLTNRYATGFAIAAILWAISAFVPSPWRFVFWTLGLIIDFATPISARKLQLELPPHSSHLPERFGLFTMIVLGEAVVAVVDGVSEQNWDILTVIAAVFGLCIAFSLWWVYFDNLGGTPIQRARTEGRIAIFNVWLYTHLPLVMGIAATGVAVELVLLSKPAIALPDTVRWLLCASVALCYLGLGILHRVGVIRYCKIRTKFRLGAVPIILAIAFFGKGLLPVAVIGLVAVVCAMQVVQDLSQSRPTTRLVDPEI, from the coding sequence ATGGCAAGTTTTCTAGAACCACCACGATTACGTATTGGAGAAGACAGCGAAGAAGAACGACGCGCCACTTGGCTAGAACTTTTTTATGATTTGGTGTTTGTCGTTGCAGTCTCTCAACTCGCCCACTATCTTCACGATCATGTTTCACTATCAGGAGTGTTGGGCTTTGTAGCTCTTTTTATACCCGTATGGTGGTCATGGATTGGCACCACATTCTACGCCAACCGGTTTGATAGCGACGACGTGGCACATCGGCTATTGACTGCTGTGCAGATGCTTGCCATTGCTGGACTTGCTGTTAACGTCCATCACGGCTTGGGTGAAAGTTGCACTGGGTTTGCCCTTTCCTATGCTCTTGGTCGTGTTGTGCTTGTCATTGAATACGTCCGCGCTGGATGGCACATTCCTACAGCACGTCCGTTGACAAATCGTTACGCCACAGGTTTTGCAATAGCTGCTATCCTTTGGGCTATATCAGCATTTGTACCAAGTCCATGGCGGTTTGTATTCTGGACATTGGGACTGATTATTGACTTCGCTACACCCATCTCGGCACGCAAGCTGCAGTTAGAATTACCTCCCCACTCCTCCCACTTGCCAGAGCGTTTCGGGCTGTTTACTATGATTGTCTTGGGCGAAGCAGTTGTCGCGGTGGTCGATGGAGTTTCTGAGCAGAACTGGGATATTTTAACCGTAATCGCCGCAGTTTTCGGTTTATGTATCGCTTTTAGCTTATGGTGGGTCTATTTTGACAACCTCGGTGGCACACCTATTCAGAGGGCGCGGACAGAAGGACGAATAGCCATTTTCAATGTCTGGCTTTACACCCATCTACCTCTCGTTATGGGCATTGCTGCTACCGGAGTTGCCGTAGAACTCGTATTATTGAGTAAGCCAGCGATCGCACTACCCGATACTGTTCGTTGGCTGCTTTGTGCTTCTGTAGCGCTATGCTACCTAGGTTTAGGTATTCTCCACCGTGTAGGGGTCATCCGTTACTGTAAAATCCGTACCAAGTTTCGCCTTGGGGCAGTGCCTATTATCCTGGCGATCGCATTTTTTGGCAAAGGTTTGTTACCTGTTGCGGTCATTGGGCTTGTAGCTGTAGTTTGTGCTATGCAAGTGGTGCAAGATTTATCTCAGAGTCGTCCTACGACCCGCTTGGTTGACCCAGAAATTTAG
- a CDS encoding sensor histidine kinase, translating to MITMYDVKNATELNLGLKSTVQELPLWHIYIEIDCPGGNLMKLFEQEPLLPGIILTRNQRYVGMISRRVFFEYMTRPYSLGLFSKRPIDNLYNLLELEIFVLSEDTPIVKATQMALQRATQLVYEPILIEAESGRHGVLDFYQLLLAHSQIHVLTLAQLQQTEEQSRIVRTNLRDLQDNHTRLVQNEKMAALGQLVAGVAHEINNPVNFIAGNIDHANYNIQDLLQLISLYQQYYPEPAAEIQAAINEIELDFLTADLPKLLTSMKVGTGRIQEIVRSLRNFSRLDEAEKKAVDIHEGIDSTLLILHSRLKPYSGSESITIIKEYGNIPLVECYAGQLNQVFMNILCNAIDALEEEIKNRRSRFGKEQNQIPNVQLPSFLIRIRTEMADSTQLVISIADNGPGITEDVKKHIFDPFFTTKSVGKGTGLGLSISYQIVVEKHGGQMYCISEPGKGTEFIIKIPVLR from the coding sequence ATGATAACTATGTATGATGTCAAAAATGCAACTGAGCTAAACCTGGGATTGAAGTCTACTGTGCAAGAGTTACCACTTTGGCATATTTACATTGAGATAGACTGTCCTGGAGGTAACTTGATGAAGCTCTTTGAGCAAGAGCCTTTACTCCCAGGAATTATTCTGACAAGGAATCAGCGTTATGTGGGGATGATTTCGCGGCGGGTATTTTTTGAGTACATGACCCGCCCTTATAGTTTAGGGCTGTTTTCTAAAAGGCCTATCGATAATCTCTACAATTTGCTAGAGCTAGAAATTTTTGTACTTTCTGAGGATACGCCGATTGTGAAAGCGACTCAGATGGCACTGCAACGAGCAACCCAACTCGTCTATGAGCCGATTTTAATAGAAGCTGAGTCTGGAAGGCATGGAGTACTCGATTTTTACCAGTTACTCCTAGCTCACTCCCAAATTCATGTCTTAACACTTGCTCAACTACAACAGACAGAAGAGCAATCTAGAATAGTTAGGACTAACTTGCGCGACCTTCAGGATAACCATACACGATTAGTACAGAATGAAAAAATGGCAGCCCTAGGACAACTCGTTGCCGGTGTTGCCCATGAGATTAATAACCCCGTCAACTTTATTGCTGGTAACATTGACCATGCCAACTATAATATTCAGGATCTACTCCAGCTAATCAGCTTGTACCAACAGTACTATCCCGAACCGGCAGCAGAAATTCAAGCTGCAATCAATGAAATTGAACTAGACTTTTTAACTGCAGATCTTCCCAAGCTCCTTACCTCTATGAAAGTCGGCACTGGGCGTATCCAGGAAATTGTCCGCTCGTTACGAAACTTTTCCCGCCTTGATGAAGCTGAGAAAAAAGCCGTTGATATTCATGAAGGTATTGACAGTACCCTGCTCATTTTACACAGTCGCCTCAAGCCTTATTCAGGCTCAGAAAGCATTACCATCATCAAGGAATACGGCAACATCCCTTTGGTCGAGTGCTACGCAGGGCAACTAAACCAGGTCTTCATGAACATTCTCTGTAACGCCATTGATGCACTTGAAGAGGAAATAAAAAATCGGAGGTCAAGATTTGGCAAAGAACAAAACCAAATCCCCAATGTTCAACTCCCAAGCTTCTTGATCCGAATTCGTACTGAGATGGCAGACTCCACCCAGTTAGTCATTAGCATTGCAGACAATGGACCCGGTATAACAGAGGATGTTAAGAAGCATATATTCGATCCCTTTTTCACCACCAAATCTGTTGGTAAAGGAACTGGATTAGGACTATCTATTAGCTATCAAATCGTTGTTGAAAAACACGGTGGTCAAATGTACTGCATCTCTGAACCTGGAAAAGGGACTGAGTTTATCATTAAAATTCCAGTCCTGCGTTAG
- a CDS encoding potassium channel family protein yields the protein MKPRIIVCGLGRTGYKVFRLLRQQGALVVGIHHQPIPGEAAGDVIVGNLHAASTLTAAGIHQAHTLVIAGPDDELNLSIMMQARVLNPRIRIINRFFNTNLGDRLDQSVPNHLTMSVAGLAAPVFTFAALGNQAIGQIKLFKQTWPIHEEYIDENHPWLGRKLSDLWNDRSRMLIYYIPVKGEMDLVAAVLSGQELRVGDRLIVGTQPRVRSTRKSLIAKLLKVLTNLRQFKQHAQSVLVGAMVLLVIILIATLTYVSSELKMSVVDALYFSVGMLTGAGGNDNLIEHAPNSIKLFTVVMMLIGVAVFGVWYALLNDFILGTRFKQFWDAARVPHCHHYIVCGLSGIGIKIVQQLYASGHEVVVIERDSNNKYVNTARGVGIPVIYADASFSATLKVANLDCAAAVLAVTGNDATNLEIALKAKCMTPNVPVIVHYADPDFARMAQEVFDFEAVLSPAELAAPAFAAAALGGEILGNGITADSLWVAFATLITPSHPFCGQQMKDVAMSADFVPLYLETNSQTIHGWDLLETSLSGGDILYLTMPATRLYQLWRYTPSQVMAS from the coding sequence ATGAAACCTCGAATCATTGTTTGTGGCTTAGGTCGCACCGGATATAAAGTCTTTCGTTTGCTGCGACAACAGGGGGCATTAGTCGTTGGCATTCATCATCAACCCATTCCAGGCGAAGCAGCAGGAGATGTGATTGTTGGCAATTTACACGCAGCTAGTACCCTGACAGCAGCGGGAATTCATCAGGCGCACACTTTGGTGATAGCTGGACCTGATGATGAACTGAATTTGTCAATTATGATGCAAGCGCGGGTGTTGAATCCGCGAATTCGGATTATCAACCGCTTTTTTAATACAAATTTGGGCGATCGCCTCGATCAAAGTGTTCCCAACCACTTGACTATGAGTGTTGCAGGTTTGGCAGCACCAGTTTTCACCTTTGCGGCTTTAGGAAACCAAGCAATTGGACAAATTAAACTCTTTAAACAAACTTGGCCTATTCACGAAGAATATATAGATGAAAATCATCCGTGGCTAGGTCGCAAGCTGAGTGATTTGTGGAACGACCGTTCACGGATGCTGATTTACTATATCCCAGTAAAAGGTGAGATGGATTTGGTCGCTGCGGTGTTGTCCGGACAAGAGTTAAGGGTGGGCGATCGCCTCATCGTTGGTACCCAACCCCGTGTCCGTTCTACCCGCAAATCGCTGATTGCAAAACTTCTGAAAGTCCTGACTAATTTGCGGCAGTTTAAGCAACACGCTCAATCAGTGCTGGTGGGGGCTATGGTACTACTCGTGATTATTCTGATTGCCACACTCACCTACGTGTCAAGTGAATTGAAAATGTCTGTTGTCGATGCCCTGTATTTTTCTGTAGGTATGCTCACCGGAGCAGGTGGTAATGACAATCTGATAGAACACGCTCCCAATAGTATTAAATTATTTACCGTTGTCATGATGTTAATTGGGGTAGCGGTGTTTGGTGTTTGGTACGCGTTGCTCAACGATTTTATTTTGGGAACCCGCTTCAAGCAATTTTGGGATGCAGCACGAGTCCCCCACTGCCATCACTACATCGTTTGTGGATTGAGTGGTATTGGTATAAAAATTGTCCAGCAACTTTATGCTAGCGGACATGAGGTGGTCGTCATTGAGCGCGACTCTAACAACAAATACGTCAACACTGCCCGTGGAGTCGGTATTCCCGTCATTTATGCAGATGCTAGCTTCTCAGCCACACTCAAAGTCGCCAATTTAGATTGTGCTGCAGCAGTGCTTGCCGTGACTGGGAACGATGCGACTAACCTAGAAATTGCCCTCAAAGCAAAATGCATGACACCCAATGTACCAGTAATAGTCCATTATGCAGATCCCGATTTTGCCCGCATGGCACAAGAAGTATTTGATTTCGAGGCAGTCTTGAGTCCTGCTGAACTGGCAGCCCCAGCCTTTGCCGCCGCCGCATTGGGTGGAGAAATACTCGGCAACGGCATCACAGCAGATAGTCTTTGGGTAGCTTTTGCAACCTTGATTACACCATCACACCCCTTTTGCGGTCAGCAGATGAAAGATGTTGCCATGTCCG
- a CDS encoding type II toxin-antitoxin system Phd/YefM family antitoxin: protein MDVVHVNDAQQHLDAVINESAKSHTPVIITGHQNQAVLVALEDWNAIQETLHILQVPPNGRGYP, encoded by the coding sequence ATGGATGTTGTTCATGTCAACGACGCACAACAGCACCTTGATGCTGTTATCAATGAAAGTGCAAAATCTCATACACCAGTCATAATTACTGGTCATCAAAATCAAGCGGTACTTGTTGCTCTTGAGGACTGGAACGCAATCCAAGAAACGTTGCATATACTCCAAGTTCCACCGAATGGGAGAGGATATCCTTGA
- a CDS encoding Txe/YoeB family addiction module toxin, whose protein sequence is MWELRFTKRAQKDAKKLAGSRLKPKAEELLAILEQNPYENPPSYEKLKGDLQGAYSRRINIQHRLVYEVRRS, encoded by the coding sequence GTGTGGGAATTACGCTTTACCAAGCGAGCACAAAAAGATGCAAAGAAGCTTGCTGGATCTAGACTCAAGCCGAAAGCAGAAGAGCTTCTTGCAATTTTGGAGCAAAATCCCTATGAAAATCCTCCTTCTTATGAAAAGTTAAAAGGAGATTTGCAAGGGGCGTATTCTCGAAGAATTAATATTCAACATCGGCTTGTATATGAAGTGCGCCGAAGTTGA